In one Calditrichota bacterium genomic region, the following are encoded:
- the rplD gene encoding 50S ribosomal protein L4, which yields MKVDVYGIDGTKVAEDFELPATIFAVDPNDHAIYLAVKAQLTNSRQGTAATKNRALVSGGGKKPWRQKGRGTARAGSTRSPIWRGGGTIFGPQPHPYVMKVNKKVKKLARRSALSYRAKEGNIKVVDDFTVESGKTKDVYEILKKLGVHDKKTLLLIPEPDSKLNLAGRNIPKLRIQEAVKASVYELLDNEVIVIQKSAVAKLQEVFGE from the coding sequence GTGAAAGTTGATGTTTATGGAATAGACGGAACCAAAGTGGCTGAAGATTTTGAGCTGCCCGCAACTATTTTTGCGGTTGATCCGAATGACCATGCAATCTATTTGGCTGTAAAAGCTCAATTAACCAATTCCAGGCAGGGCACAGCTGCCACAAAAAATCGGGCTCTGGTATCTGGCGGAGGCAAGAAGCCCTGGCGCCAGAAGGGCAGAGGAACAGCCAGGGCAGGTTCCACGCGTTCGCCAATATGGCGCGGCGGCGGCACAATCTTTGGCCCTCAGCCTCATCCCTATGTGATGAAAGTGAACAAAAAGGTCAAGAAACTGGCCCGGCGTTCTGCATTGTCCTATCGTGCAAAAGAGGGGAACATCAAGGTGGTCGACGATTTTACCGTTGAGTCGGGAAAGACAAAAGATGTTTACGAAATCCTGAAAAAACTGGGAGTTCATGATAAAAAGACGCTTTTGCTGATTCCGGAACCGGATTCAAAACTGAACCTGGCGGGTCGCAACATTCCAAAGCTTCGCATCCAGGAAGCGGTTAAGGCTTCTGTTTATGAATTATTGGACAATGAAGTGATTGTGATTCAGAAAAGTGCTGTGGCCAAATTACAAGAGGTGTTTGGAGAATGA
- the rplC gene encoding 50S ribosomal protein L3 yields MVGLIGRKVGMTRVFDEDGRHVAVTVIEAGPCYVTQVKMPETDGYSAVQLGFKEKKESRAKKPEIGHAKKANVNPFYVLKEFRDFDHIENLKPGDKLDVTLFNPGDRIKVTGKSKGRGFQGVVKRHGFGGGPVSHGQSDRLRAPGSIGQSSYPSRVLKGTRMAGRMGNARVTVKNLRVVRVYPEQNLILIRGAVPGAVNSYVEIRK; encoded by the coding sequence ATGGTTGGCTTAATTGGTAGAAAAGTTGGAATGACCCGAGTTTTTGATGAGGACGGAAGGCATGTTGCCGTGACGGTAATTGAGGCAGGCCCCTGCTATGTAACGCAAGTCAAAATGCCGGAGACGGATGGTTACTCGGCCGTTCAGCTCGGATTTAAAGAAAAGAAAGAGAGTCGAGCCAAAAAACCTGAAATTGGCCACGCCAAAAAAGCGAATGTAAATCCCTTTTATGTCTTAAAAGAATTTCGCGATTTTGATCATATCGAAAATCTGAAACCGGGAGACAAACTGGATGTTACCCTTTTTAATCCCGGCGATCGGATAAAGGTAACCGGAAAATCCAAAGGACGCGGTTTTCAGGGTGTTGTCAAACGTCACGGTTTTGGAGGCGGTCCGGTATCTCATGGCCAGAGCGATCGACTTCGTGCGCCGGGATCAATCGGACAATCGTCTTATCCCTCCCGGGTTTTAAAAGGGACGCGAATGGCCGGGCGTATGGGGAATGCCCGTGTGACGGTAAAGAACCTGCGAGTTGTTCGTGTGTATCCGGAACAGAACCTTATCCTGATTAGGGGAGCAGTTCCCGGTGCAGTGAATAGCTATGTTGAAATTAGAAAATAG